In the Ramlibacter tataouinensis TTB310 genome, one interval contains:
- a CDS encoding TorD/DmsD family molecular chaperone translates to MSSETFTPSSALDEETARAEIYGLLAQLYYAPPPPELMGALRVAATEAPAAGGFLEEPWRALVGVARAMDDAQVKGEYDALFGGVGKPEVYLFGSHYLSGFLNERPLAQLRDDLAGLGLARDEAMPETEDHIAYLCEVMRYLIAGDDVAVANLARQQEFFSRHLQPWGLQLCDAIAAHPRARFYAALAGFTRAFLSVEQQGFDMLD, encoded by the coding sequence ATGAGCAGCGAGACCTTCACGCCGTCCTCCGCGCTGGACGAGGAGACCGCCCGCGCCGAGATCTACGGCCTGCTGGCCCAGCTGTACTACGCGCCGCCCCCGCCTGAGCTGATGGGCGCGCTGCGCGTCGCGGCCACCGAGGCGCCGGCCGCCGGCGGTTTCCTGGAGGAGCCCTGGCGCGCCCTGGTGGGCGTGGCCCGCGCCATGGACGATGCGCAGGTGAAGGGCGAGTACGACGCGCTGTTCGGCGGCGTCGGCAAGCCCGAGGTCTACCTGTTCGGTTCGCACTACCTGAGCGGCTTCCTCAACGAGCGGCCGCTGGCGCAGCTGCGCGACGACCTGGCCGGCCTGGGCCTGGCGCGCGACGAGGCCATGCCCGAGACCGAGGACCACATCGCCTACCTGTGCGAAGTGATGCGCTACCTGATCGCGGGCGACGACGTGGCCGTGGCCAACCTCGCGCGCCAGCAGGAGTTCTTCTCGCGCCACCTGCAGCCCTGGGGCCTGCAGCTGTGCGACGCCATCGCGGCCCATCCGCGGGCCCGCTTCTACGCCGCGCTGGCGGGTTTCACCCGCGCCTTCCTGAGCGTAGAGCAGCAGGGCTTCGACATGCTGGACTGA
- a CDS encoding 4Fe-4S binding protein, giving the protein MPTLICDCNKTMPLQAQRLGAALGEELPLHSSLCRREAPAFQQAIRGGAEVVVACTQEKKLFAELGTQTEGAVSPVRFVNIRETGGWSRDAREATPKLAALLAAARLPEPEPVPTVTYKSSGRLLIIGRLDDAERAAALVEDVLDVTLFTQGGAGAQERRYPVLGGRLDGLTGWLGAFQLAWTPANPIDLDLCTRCNACVAACPESAIGLDYQIDLARCTGHRACVKACEAVGAIDFNRESEPQTESFDLVLDLRGQPAFAQHAPPQGYFHWDGRDLRTLLKLRELVGEFDKPRFFVYKQKLCAHSRNEQVGCNACVEICSAQAIASEKSRQQIKVNPNLCVGCGACTTVCPTGALTYAYPRAAEQGLKLRTLLATYLQAGGRDGTLLLHSQEKGQALVEALGRSARLGQAHGVPANVIPVALFHTASTGVDLWLSAIAYGASQVVVLVTGEEAPQYLEGLKAQMAVAQAILHGLGYTGTHLELLHADAPAALDAGLRSLAQTRQLLPRQPARFAVAPEKRGTLEMALDHLIEQAPQRPESIALPPAGSPFGSIAVDKDRCTLCMSCVSACPASALQDNPQLPQLRFIEKNCVQCGLCAGTCPEDAITLQPRLLLTPQRREARVLNETKPYACVRCSKPFGTLKAIEAMLGKLAGHSMFQGAALERLKMCGDCRVIDIYSAENESKITHL; this is encoded by the coding sequence ATGCCGACCCTGATCTGCGATTGCAACAAGACCATGCCGCTCCAGGCCCAGCGCCTGGGCGCGGCACTGGGTGAGGAGCTGCCGCTCCACAGCAGCCTGTGCCGGCGCGAGGCACCGGCCTTCCAGCAGGCGATCCGCGGCGGCGCCGAGGTCGTTGTGGCCTGCACCCAGGAAAAGAAGCTGTTCGCCGAGCTGGGCACGCAGACCGAGGGCGCGGTCTCGCCCGTGCGCTTCGTCAACATCCGCGAGACCGGCGGCTGGAGCCGCGATGCGCGCGAGGCCACGCCCAAGCTGGCGGCTCTGCTGGCCGCCGCCCGCCTGCCCGAGCCGGAGCCGGTGCCCACCGTCACCTACAAGAGCAGCGGGCGGCTGCTGATCATCGGCCGGCTGGACGACGCCGAGCGCGCCGCGGCCCTGGTGGAGGACGTGCTGGACGTGACGCTCTTCACCCAGGGCGGGGCGGGCGCGCAGGAGCGCCGCTACCCGGTGCTGGGCGGCCGCCTCGACGGCCTGACCGGCTGGCTGGGCGCCTTCCAGCTGGCCTGGACGCCGGCCAACCCCATCGACCTGGACCTGTGCACCCGCTGCAATGCCTGCGTGGCTGCCTGCCCCGAGAGCGCGATCGGGCTGGACTACCAGATCGACCTGGCCCGCTGCACCGGCCATCGGGCCTGCGTGAAGGCCTGCGAGGCGGTGGGCGCCATCGACTTCAACCGCGAGAGCGAGCCCCAGACCGAGAGCTTCGACCTGGTGCTGGACCTGCGCGGCCAGCCGGCCTTCGCCCAGCATGCGCCGCCCCAGGGCTACTTCCACTGGGACGGCCGCGACCTGCGCACCCTGCTCAAGCTGCGCGAGCTGGTGGGCGAGTTCGACAAGCCCCGCTTCTTCGTCTACAAGCAGAAGCTCTGCGCCCACAGCCGCAACGAGCAGGTGGGCTGCAACGCCTGCGTGGAGATCTGCTCGGCCCAGGCCATCGCCAGCGAGAAGAGCCGCCAGCAGATCAAGGTCAACCCCAACCTGTGCGTGGGCTGCGGCGCGTGCACCACGGTGTGCCCTACCGGCGCGCTGACCTATGCCTACCCGCGCGCGGCGGAGCAGGGCCTGAAGCTGCGCACCCTGCTGGCCACCTACCTGCAGGCGGGGGGGCGTGACGGCACCCTGCTGCTGCATAGCCAGGAGAAAGGCCAGGCGCTGGTCGAGGCCCTGGGCCGCTCGGCGCGCCTGGGCCAGGCGCACGGCGTGCCGGCGAACGTGATCCCGGTGGCGCTGTTCCACACCGCCAGCACGGGGGTGGACCTGTGGCTGTCGGCCATCGCCTATGGCGCCAGCCAGGTGGTGGTGCTGGTCACCGGCGAGGAGGCGCCGCAGTACCTGGAGGGACTGAAGGCCCAGATGGCGGTGGCACAGGCCATCCTGCACGGCCTGGGCTACACCGGCACGCACCTGGAGCTGCTGCACGCCGATGCCCCCGCCGCGCTGGACGCCGGGCTGCGAAGCCTGGCGCAGACGCGCCAGCTGCTGCCGCGCCAGCCGGCGCGCTTCGCGGTCGCGCCAGAGAAGCGCGGCACGCTCGAGATGGCGCTGGACCATCTGATCGAGCAGGCGCCGCAGCGCCCCGAGTCCATCGCGCTGCCGCCGGCCGGCTCGCCCTTCGGCAGCATCGCGGTGGACAAGGACCGCTGCACGCTGTGCATGAGCTGCGTCAGCGCCTGCCCGGCCAGCGCCCTGCAGGACAACCCCCAGCTGCCGCAGCTGCGCTTCATCGAGAAGAACTGCGTGCAGTGCGGCCTGTGCGCCGGCACCTGCCCCGAGGACGCGATCACGCTGCAGCCGCGCCTGCTGCTCACGCCGCAGCGCCGCGAGGCCCGGGTGCTCAACGAAACCAAGCCTTATGCCTGCGTGCGCTGCAGCAAGCCCTTCGGCACGCTCAAGGCCATCGAAGCCATGCTGGGCAAGCTGGCCGGCCATTCCATGTTCCAGGGCGCGGCGCTGGAGCGCCTGAAGATGTGCGGCGACTGCCGCGTCATCGACATCTACTCGGCCGAGAACGAATCCAAGATCACCCATCTATGA
- a CDS encoding DUF3306 domain-containing protein, giving the protein MADGFLGRWSRRKLDAKEGRPAESEPLRAVEPPAPPPQPSPSLPPPAGEGKGGSAPAPAEPPPTLEDVQALTPQSDFSRFTGAQVTPEVRNAAMKKLFADPRFNVMDGLDVYIDDYSKPDPLPESMLRQLASARFLGMFREEERKDEIAEGTRDDADRALPQSVAQSQTADAPVPAPSPASPPADHADPDLRLQQDHAAPGPAPGRGTG; this is encoded by the coding sequence ATGGCTGACGGCTTCCTGGGCCGCTGGTCGCGCCGCAAGCTGGACGCCAAGGAAGGGCGGCCGGCCGAGTCGGAGCCGCTTCGGGCAGTCGAACCGCCCGCGCCCCCACCCCAGCCATCCCCTTCGCTCCCTCCCCCTGCGGGGGAGGGCAAGGGCGGGAGCGCCCCCGCCCCCGCCGAACCGCCCCCCACCCTGGAAGACGTCCAGGCCCTCACGCCGCAATCCGACTTCAGCCGCTTCACCGGCGCCCAGGTCACGCCCGAGGTCAGGAACGCGGCCATGAAGAAGCTGTTCGCCGACCCGCGCTTCAACGTGATGGACGGCCTGGACGTCTACATCGACGACTATTCCAAGCCCGACCCCCTGCCCGAGAGCATGCTGCGCCAGCTGGCCAGCGCCCGCTTCCTGGGCATGTTCCGTGAAGAAGAGCGCAAGGATGAGATTGCCGAGGGGACAAGGGATGATGCGGATCGTGCTCTGCCGCAATCCGTGGCACAGTCCCAGACCGCCGACGCGCCCGTGCCCGCGCCCTCGCCAGCCTCACCGCCAGCCGACCATGCCGACCCTGATCTGCGATTGCAACAAGACCATGCCGCTCCAGGCCCAGCGCCTGGGCGCGGCACTGGGTGA
- a CDS encoding DUF3305 domain-containing protein, with the protein MSSPRPSLQVAVVMRRERLASKWQPWRWVLADVVPHEPAFGSEPRMIFGDEREQRWLHPGFTVELFRDDAEGYYLNVSTPAPCWFVLWRMEEQAGIADEPIARPQIVTLSYHDAGRWLDAQETVEQVPAPADVVDWMRAFADAHYVPEPKRRKRPDSFKPLQDRFGNPASVSTQKKYGGGGGEGGGGGHG; encoded by the coding sequence ATGAGCAGCCCACGCCCCAGCCTCCAGGTCGCCGTGGTGATGCGGCGCGAGCGTCTCGCCAGCAAGTGGCAGCCCTGGCGCTGGGTGCTGGCCGACGTGGTGCCGCACGAGCCGGCCTTCGGCAGCGAGCCGCGCATGATCTTCGGCGACGAACGCGAGCAGCGCTGGCTGCACCCGGGCTTCACCGTGGAGCTGTTCCGCGATGACGCCGAGGGCTACTACCTCAACGTCAGTACGCCGGCGCCGTGCTGGTTCGTGCTGTGGCGGATGGAGGAGCAGGCCGGCATCGCCGACGAGCCGATCGCCCGGCCGCAGATCGTGACGCTGAGCTACCACGACGCCGGCCGCTGGCTGGACGCGCAGGAGACCGTCGAGCAGGTGCCCGCGCCGGCCGACGTGGTCGACTGGATGCGCGCCTTTGCCGATGCGCACTACGTGCCCGAGCCCAAGCGGCGCAAGCGGCCGGACAGCTTCAAGCCGCTGCAGGACCGCTTCGGCAACCCGGCCTCGGTGTCCACGCAGAAGAAGTACGGCGGTGGCGGTGGAGAGGGCGGCGGAGGCGGCCATGGCTGA